From a single Rosa rugosa chromosome 7, drRosRugo1.1, whole genome shotgun sequence genomic region:
- the LOC133721635 gene encoding transcription factor bHLH94-like, with translation MALDAVVFPQDPFTYTTNKDLYNLLAGNWSCDDHDDHQQQHLLQEASFDFLGNQTDHHFTTYCSPPSIVPHFDDLQLSNPNPDGSTDFDQAQLQLPLVEDTGPTTTIRPKRRRAKSKKNKEEIENQRMTHIAVERNRRKQMNEYLSALRSIMPDSYVQRGDQASIIGGAINFVKELEQQVQFLGAQKPNNNNSDLPFSDFFSFPQYSSSTTSTSTSTAHQTSHENRYDSDQRPSVEHKYAADMNVRVAADIEVTMVESHANLKVRSKRVPKQLLKFVSGLHTLRLTILHLNVATVDEIVLYSLSVKVEEDCALTSVDEIATAVYQMLARIQEEAMLHLN, from the exons ATGGCGCTAGATGCCGTCGTTTTCCCTCAAGATCCTTTTACTTACACTACTAACAAAGACCTATACAACTTGTTAGCAGGGAATTGGAGctgtgatgatcatgatgatCATCAGCAGCAGCATCTGCTGCAAGAAGCCTCTTTTGATTTTCTCGGCAACCAAACAGATCACCATTTCACGACTTACTGCTCACCTCCTTCAATCGTTCCGCATTTCGACGATTTGCAGCTCTCCAATCCAAACCCAGATGGTTCAACCGACTTTGATCAAGCTCAGTTACAACTTCCATTAGTGGAGGATACTGGTCCGACGACCACCATTCGTCCGAAACGGCGGCGTGCTAAGAGCAAAAAGAACAAGGAGGAGATTGAGAACCAGAGAATGACGCACATTGCTGTTGAGCGCAACAGAAGAAAACAAATGAATGAGTATCTCTCTGCCCTTCGATCTATAATGCCCGATTCATATGTCCAGAGG GGTGACCAAGCATCAATCATTGGGGGTGCTATTAACTTTGTGAAGGAGCTAGAGCAACAAGTGCAATTCCTCGGTGCTCAAAAGCCAAACAATAACAATTCGGATTTGCCTTTCTCAGACTTCTTTAGCTTTCCACAATACTCATCATCAACAACTAGTACCAGTACTAGTACTGCTCATCAGACTAGTCATGAAAATCGATACGATTCTGATCAGAGGCCGTCGGTTGAGCACAAGTACGCGGCGGACATGAATGTGAGGGTTGCAGCAGACATTGAGGTGACTATGGTGGAGAGCCATGCAAACCTCAAGGTCAGATCCAAAAGGGTTCCGAAACAGCTCTTGAAGTTTGTTTCTGGGTTGCACACACTGCGCCTGACCATTCTTCACCTCAATGTTGCCACTGTTGACGAAATTGTCCTCTATTCTCTAAGTGTCAAG GTAGAAGAGGACTGCGCGTTGACTTCAGTGGATGAAATTGCGACAGCTGTGTATCAGATGCTAGCTAGGATTCAGGAAGAGGCTATGTTGCATTTGAATTGA